CGGGCCGGGTCTGGGTATCTCAATTGAAAAGAGCTATCTCGATAAACACTCAATTGTGAGGTAAGCTGTCGTTTTATATTAACTCAGATGTCTTGAAGGATTCTGAACGATCTTTTGGCCGGAGTATCAGCCTTGTTGACTGGTCATAAGTGAAGTATTTCCATGCCCAGTTGATGAAAATTACGAGCTTGTTCCTTACACCAATAATACTCATAAGGTGAATGAACATCCATATAAACCAGGCCATTATTCCATGGAATGCTGCAAATGGCAACTCAACTACTGCAAGATGTCTTCCAACAGTAGCCATGGTGCCTAAATCCCTGTATTTAAAATCCTTAACAACAATTCCCTTCTGCATCCTTACTAAATTATCTGCCAAACGTACTGCCTGCTGAATTGCAACCTGAGCTACCTGCGGATGTCCTTTCGGATATTTGTCTTCAGTCATCAAAGCAATATCGCCTAATGCGAAGATATTTGTGTACCCTTCAACTATATTTATTCTGTTAACACTAATCCTTCCGGCTCTGTTAAAACACTCCGGCTTTAAACCATCAATCTTATTCCCGGCAATACCTGCTGTCCATATTATCATTGCCGTTCCGATCTTTTGTCCCGAGTCAAGAAAAACTGCTTTTTCATCACAACCCGAAGCTTTAGTGCCTGTAAGCACTGTCACTCCCATCTTTTCCAGAAACAATCTGGCCTTCTCAGATGACTTATGTGACATCGAGCTAAGCACTCTGTCAACTGCTTCTACAAGATAAATCTTTGCCCTTATTTCGCTGAACTCAGGGTAATCTTTTGGCAAAACATATTTATTCATTTCCGCCAGAGCTCCGGCAATCTCAACTCCGGAAGGTCCTCCGCCAATAATTACAACTGTGAGAAGCATCTCCTGCTCAGTTTTATCCCTGGCTATCAAAGCATTCTCAAAGTTCATTAGAAGAGAATTCCTTAAATCAAGTACTTCAGCAATACTCTTCATACCCCTTGAATGTGCTTTCATCTGTGCCGAGCCGAAATATGAGTTTGTAGCACCATGAGCAAGTACAAGAAAATCATAATCAAGTATACCTGCTGAAGTGTTTAACTGATTATTTTCAGAATCAACAGATCTTACTTCTACTTTTCTGATGTGAAAATCCTCATAGTTCTGGAAGATTTTTCTGAGAGGAAACAGAATTGAGCTCTCTTCAAGTCCGGCTGATGCTACCTGGTAAAAGAGAGGAGGGAACTGGTGATAATTATGTTTATCAAGTATAACTACCTGAAATCCTTTGTTTTTAAGTTTCTTCGCAAGAGTCAGACCTGCAAATCCGCATCCTGCTATTACAACTCTTTTCCTATTGGTTTTTGGAATATTTAACATGTTGTTTTGTATTTCCTGCGACTGTATACAACATCTCTGTCACAAATATCGGTATTTAATAATTCAAACCATTCAAGCCTTTAATTGTTTAATCTCCGGTAATAATGTTTACTGGTTGTTTATTTTTAATTTTGGAATTATATTAATATTCAGAAAATGAATCCATTTACTCATCCCTGGCATAGTATTGAAACAGGCAAAGATGCACCTTCTTATGTGAAAAGTATAATTGAAATCCCAAAGGGGTCAAAGGGGAAATATGAAATGGATAAGGAAACAGGACTGCTGCGGCTTGACAGGGTTCTGTTTTCGTCGGTTCACTATCCTGCAAATTATGGTTTTATTCCACAAACCTATTGCGACGATCAGGACCCGCTTGATATACTTGTTATCTGTTCAATTGATGTTTATCCGATGTGCATTGTAGAGGCAAAAGTTATCGGTGCCATGGAAATGATTGACGGTAATGAACGTGATGACAAAATAATAGCTGTAGCCAGTAATGATATGTCTGTCAATTACATAAATGATCTCTCGGAATTACCTCCTCACACTCTTGTTGAACTGAAGAGATTCTTTGAAGACTATAAAATGCTTGAACATAAGGATGTTATAGTTGATCAATTTATGAACAGGGAGAAAGCATATGAGATAATCCTTGAAAGCATGAGGCTTTATGCCGGTAAGAAAGAAATTCTGGTAAGCAATAGATAAGGATTTTAAATTTTTATTCCCTGACTCAGGATTCGGTTACTATGAGTCCGTCTTTGATCTGAATAATCCTGTCAGACATGGCTGCCAGCTGACGGTCGTGAGTAACAATAATAATTGTCTGTCCGAATGTATCCCTGAGCCTGAAGAAGAGTTTATGCAGTTCATTCTTATTTTCAGTATCAAGATTCCCTGATGGCTCATCTGCAAGTATTACAGATGGGTTGTTA
This genomic stretch from Bacteroidales bacterium harbors:
- a CDS encoding inorganic diphosphatase; this translates as MNPFTHPWHSIETGKDAPSYVKSIIEIPKGSKGKYEMDKETGLLRLDRVLFSSVHYPANYGFIPQTYCDDQDPLDILVICSIDVYPMCIVEAKVIGAMEMIDGNERDDKIIAVASNDMSVNYINDLSELPPHTLVELKRFFEDYKMLEHKDVIVDQFMNREKAYEIILESMRLYAGKKEILVSNR
- a CDS encoding NAD(P)/FAD-dependent oxidoreductase, whose translation is MLNIPKTNRKRVVIAGCGFAGLTLAKKLKNKGFQVVILDKHNYHQFPPLFYQVASAGLEESSILFPLRKIFQNYEDFHIRKVEVRSVDSENNQLNTSAGILDYDFLVLAHGATNSYFGSAQMKAHSRGMKSIAEVLDLRNSLLMNFENALIARDKTEQEMLLTVVIIGGGPSGVEIAGALAEMNKYVLPKDYPEFSEIRAKIYLVEAVDRVLSSMSHKSSEKARLFLEKMGVTVLTGTKASGCDEKAVFLDSGQKIGTAMIIWTAGIAGNKIDGLKPECFNRAGRISVNRINIVEGYTNIFALGDIALMTEDKYPKGHPQVAQVAIQQAVRLADNLVRMQKGIVVKDFKYRDLGTMATVGRHLAVVELPFAAFHGIMAWFIWMFIHLMSIIGVRNKLVIFINWAWKYFTYDQSTRLILRPKDRSESFKTSELI